TTTTGGCTGGCCGGTCATGGCGCAGGCCTCGGTCAATGCTGCGCACCAGGCGCTGGCCGCCCTCGAGCGGTCGGGCCGGCTTGCCGGCCTGATCACGCAGAACGTGGACGGCCTTCACCGGCGCGCTGGTCAGCAGCACTTGATCGAGCTGCATGGCCGGCTCGATCGTGTCGGCTGTCTCGATTGCGGGACCCGCGGTTGCCGCGCCGAGCTTCAGGACCGCCTCTTGGAATTCAATCGTGGCTGGACGGCCCAGGTGCGCGGCATCAACGCCGACGGCGATGCGCGGCTCGATGATCAGCACTGGCCGGGGTTTCGGGTGGCCGACTGCCTGTCCTGCGGCGGTACGCTCAAGCCACAGGTCGTGTTTTTTGGCGAGTCGGTGCCGGCGGCCACCCGTCAGGCCGTGGCTGAAGCACTCGAGTCAGCCTCCGCCTTGCTGGTGGTGGGGAGCTCGCTGGTGGTGGGATCGGCGTACCGCCTGGTGCGCGATGCTGCCCGTCGCGGCCTGCCGGTGGCGGCGGTCAACCAGGGGCGTACGCGAGCTGATGCCTTGCTGAGCTTCAAGGTGGATACCGGGTGCGAGCGCGCGCTGTCCGAAGCGGTTCGGGCCCTGTCAGGCTGAAGGCTTGCTCAGGCGGCGGCCGACAGTGTCGGATTGATGCCGGCGGCCAGCGCGTCGAAGTAGTCGCGGGTCAGCGCCAGTTGCTCGCGGGTCGACTCGGCGCGATTGACGATCTGTCGGAATCCGGCATTCTCGGGCCGGTCCTTGGCGTACCAGCCCAGATGCTTGCGTGCGATCCTTACGCCCCGAGGCTCGCCGTAAAATGCGTAAAGCGCTTCCAGATGTCCCAGCAAAATGTCGCGGACGGCCGCCGGGTCCGGTTCCGGCAGGGTTTCGCCAGTCGCGAGATGGTGCGCGATTTCAGCAAAGATCCAGGGGCGCCCTTGGGCAGCGCGACCGACCAGCAGCCCGGCGGCGTCCGTGTAGGCGAGTACCTTCCGCGCTTGTTCCGGCGAATCGATGTCGCCGTTGGCCCAGACCGGGATGCGCCGTTCGGCAACGATGCGCGCGATGGTGTCGTACTCGGCCTGGCCCTGGTATTTCTGGTCGCGCGTGCGGCCATGGACGGCCAGGGCGGCGATGCCGCATTCCTCGGCGATGCGGGCGATGGCCGGTCCGTTGCGATGCGCGCCATCCCAGCCGGTGCGGATCTTGAGCGTGACCGGCACTTCGACGGCGGCGACCACCGCTTCGAGGATTTGAGCGACCAGCGGCTCGTCGCGCATCAGGGCCGAGCCGGCCCAGGCCTTGCAGACCTTCTTGGCCGGGCAACCCATGTTGATGTCGATGATCTCGGCGCCGTGGTCGACATTGAAGCGGGCCGCCTCGGCCATGCGCGCGGGCACTGTACCGGCGATCTGCACGCTGACCGGGCCCGGCTCGCCGGCGTGATCCATGCGCTCGCGTGACTTGCGGGTGTGCCACAGCGAAGGATCGGAGCTGGTCATCTCCGAGGTTGCCATGCCGGCCCCGAGCCGGCGACACAGCAGGCGGAATGGCTTGTCGGTCACGCCGGCCATCGGCGCCAGGCCAAGTCCTGGCGCGATCCGGTGGCGGCCGATTTGAAAATCAAGAGTCATTCAAGTGCCCGCGAAGTCCCGAGCATTTCATTGTACGATGAGCGTCAGGGAGACTCCACGCGGGCGCCAAGTGAAGGGAGCAAGTCGCCATCATGAACAACGAATCCGAACGTCGCCGCTTCCACCGGTTTCCCTTCGAAGCCGAATGCGAACTTGTTCTGCCAGACAATAGCCGGCATGACTGCGAGTTGCTGGACCTGTCGATCAACGGCGCGCTGGTGTCCCTGCAACACCCCGAGCTCTTCGACGAAGCCCGCGAAAGCGATCTGCAACTGCACCTGACCGGGTTGGTGCGCGGAGACCGGGTCGACATATCTTCCCTGGTCCGCGCCGTGCGCGTGCAGGGCGATCGTATTGCCTGCCGGTTCTCGGGAATGGATGCCGACAGTTTCGACCATCTCAAAACCCTGGTGGCCGACAACCTCGGCGACATCTCGCTGCTCGACCGGGAGTTGACCCAGCTCGACTACTGGCCGCTGGTCTCTCCCGACGACGACTCGCCGTGATGGTCGACCCACGCCAGCCAGTTGCTCATCACAGCCTCGAGTTCTTCCAGTCCCTGGCCGGTGGTGGCCGAAAACAGCTGAACGCCCACCGAAGCGTCGACTGAACGGCGCACCGTCATCAAGGCTTCCTTCTGCTTGCCGTGGCCGAGCTTGTCGGCCTTGGTCAGCACCAGGTGCAGCGGCAGACCCTGGGCGCCTGCCCAGTTGGCCAGGTCGACATCGCCGGGCTTCAACGGGTGGCGCACATCCATGACGATCACCAGGCCGGCCAGCGCCTGGCGCTTTTCGAGATAGCCCTGGATCAATCCCTTCCAGTGACGCTTGAGCTCGCCGCCGACGCGGGCGAAGCCGTAGCCGGGCAGGTCGACCAGGTGGTGGTCCTCGTCGAGCTGGAAGAACACCAACTGGCGGGTGCGACCCGGCGTACGGCTGGTGCGCGCCAGCGATTTCTGCCGACACAGGCGGTTGATCAGGCTCGACTTGCCCGCATTGGATCGCCCGGCGATCGCCACTTCCACGCCGCGATCGGCCGGCAATTGCGACGGGTTGTGGACGCTGATCAGGTATTCGGCACGCTGGAGCAGCGTCTGGATGGCTTGCATCGGGATTCAGGCTGGCACGGCAGAAGCGTAGAGGCGATAATATCAGGTTCAGACTTTGACTCAGGAGTAGTAGTGAAATGGCTCGATTCTTGGTGATGCTATTGGCATCGGTGCCGCTTCTGGCCCAGGCGCAGCTGGTCGGCGATCCGGAGGCCGGTGAGGAGAACGCCGCCGTGTGTGCGTCCTGCCACGGCATGGACGGCAATTCCCAGGTTCCGATCTGGCCGAAGCTGGCGGGGCAGCACGAGGACTATGCCACGCGCCAGTCGATTCTGATCCGCGAGCAGCAACGGGAGGTGCCGGAAATGTATCCGATCGTGGCCGATATGAGCGATCAGGAACTGGCCGACATCGCCGCCTACTACGAGCAACAGTCCCTGAAACCGGGTGTCGCCGACGAGGCCCTGGTCGATGCCGGCGAAGCCGTTTACAACGCCGGCAATGACGAGACCGGCGTACCGGCCTGTACGGCCTGTCACGGACCGGCGGGGATGGGGATTCCCGGCGCGTACTATCCGCGCGTGGCCGGTCAGCATGCCGACTACACGGCCAAGCGTCTGAACCAATACCGCGACGGTGTCAACAGCGGCGACGACGATGCCTACAGCAACATCATGGTGGCGGTGGCCAAGAACCTCAGCGACGAGGAAATCGAAGCCGTCAGCTCCTATATCGAGGGGCTCCACCAGGCTCGGTGGTAAGGTAGGAAACCGTTTCAGTCAGGGTGCCGTGCTGGAACTCGCACGAATCCTGTGGGTCTGACAGGCTCGACTAATGACATTATCTCGGAGATCACTATGCGCAACCTGGTGAACATCGTCTCGGGCCTGGCCCTGCTGGCCAGCGGCTCGGTACTCGCCCAGCCTTTCGAGGAGGGGCAGCATTACGAGAAGATCGGCAGCCCGGTTTCCATGCCCGAGGACCGGGTCGTCGTCACCGACGGCTTCGGTTATCCCTGCCCGGCCTGCCGGCGCTTCCTGCCCTTCATGGATTCCTGGAAGGAAGGCCAGCCCGACTATGTCGAGGTGGAGCATCTGCCGATCGCACTGCAGCCGGGATGGGACCTGTTCGCGCGGGCCTATTACACCGCCGAAGTCATGGGCATTGCCGACGAGACGCATGAAGCGATGTTCAAGGCGCTGCACGACGAACGCCGCCAGTTCCGGAGCTTCGAAGATATTTCCGGTTTCTATGCCGATTACGGGGTCGAAGCCTCGAGCTTCCGCAACACCTCCGAGTCGTTTGCGGTCGACGCCAAGCTGCGACAGAACCGCAACGACGTGCGCACCTACGGTATTCGCAGTACACCCACGGTGATCGTGCAGGGCAAGTGGCGTGTCAGCCCCAACGGCTTCGGCAGCTACGAGGAAATGCTCGAAGTCATTGAATTCCTGGTCGAGCGTGAAGCCGAGGCGCTCGGGCTCACCGATGCCGGTAATGAGACTGCCGACGCGCACAAGGAGGTCGTCGAGCCGGAACAGGCTGACGACAACGCCTGAAGCTCGTGGGCGGGCCGCGCCGGCAGCTGAAGCTGCTGAGCTACAACATCCAGGCCGGGACTTCCACCGGACGTTATCGCGAGTACGTAACGCGTAGCTGGCGCCAGGTCCTGCCCAACAACCAGCGTGTCGTCAATCTCGACGCCATTGCCGACCTGGTCGAGGACTACGACATCGTCGCGCTGCAGGAAGTCGATTGTGGCAGCCTGCGTTCGGGGTTCCTGAACCAGGCGAAGTACCTGGCCACCCACGCCCGCTTTCCCCACTGGAATCACCAGGGCAACCGCAAGGTCGGCATCGTTGCCCATGCCGGCAACGGCCTGCTCAGTCGGATCGAGCCGAGCTGGATCGACGAGCACCGCCTGCCCGGAGCCATTCCGGGCAGAGGCGCCATGGTGGTGCGTTTCGGTGAAGGCGATCGTGCGTTATGGCTGGTGGTGCTGCACCTGGCGCTGGGACGCCGGGCGCGCTGGCAACAGCTCGACTACGTGGCCTCGCTGGTCCGGACCTATCCGCACGTGGTCGTCATGGGCGACTTCAACAGCGGGCCCGGCTCGCGTGAGGTGCGCGCCTTCTGCGATCGCGCCGGACTGGTCCTGCCGGGTGAACCGGTTCTGACGTTTCCCTCCTGGCAGCCGCAGCGCGCCATCGACCACATTCTGGTCTCGCCGAACATGCATGTCAGTGAACTGCGTGCTCTGCCGGTGACCTACTCCGATCACCAGCCCCTGTCCATGATTGTAGACCTGGGTGATGAGGTCGAACTACCAGGCCATGCGCAGCGCAACGAGTACCAGCACGACGCCGAACAGACGTCGTAGCCCGGCGGCCGGCAGCCTGTGAGCCAGGGCTACGCCGGCCGGCGCCGCCAGCATCCCCCCCAGCCCGACCAGCAAGGCGCCGGTCAACCAGACGTGCCCCATGCTCGCGCTCGGCGGCGCGCCCGCCGGCGCGACCAGCGCAAAGGTTGCGGTTCCGGCCAGCGCGATCGGCCAGCCGCAGGCCGAGGCATTGGCCACTGCGCGGACCATGCTGTAGCCGTTGTAGACCAGGTAGGGCACATTGAAAGTACCGCCGCCGATCCCGACCAACGCCGAGGCCGCGCCGATGACGGGCCCGATCAGCCACCAGCCCCGTGGGCGGGCCTGCTGGTGGCGCGGACGGGGCGTCTTGCTGAGCATCATGCGCAGACCGATCAGCGCCGCGATCACGGCGAACACCCGCGCCAGGTCCTGGCCCGACATGATCGTTGCCAGGGCCGCCCCGGCGACAGCGCCGACGGCGACGCCCAGGCCGAGGCGAAGCAGTGTCGCCATATCGACCGCACCGCGCCGATAATGGAACCAGACGGCGCTCGCGGCAGTCAGCAACATGGTAGCTAGTGAGGTTGCGACCGCGACGGGCACGGCCAGGTCCGCGGCAAAACCGCGGTGGATGAGCAAGGCGGTCAGGGCCGGTACGATAACCAGGCCGCCGCCGATACCGAATAATCCGGCCAGGGTGCCGGCAACCAGGCCGATCAGAACGAGGATGGCAATGGAGATCAGCACATTCAGGCCAGCCGTGACAGGGGCGCGTGCTGGGCATGTTGGCGGGCCGGCGCGATGAAAGCAAGCGTGAAGCAGGCCCTGGCCGCGATCCTGGTCGTCCTGGCATGGAGCGCGACAGCCATGGCCGATCGCCCGAGCGAGCGCGAAACCTTCCGTTCGGGTTGGGCCGCGGCCGAACGCGGCGACCAGGCCGGTATCGTCCGGGCCATTTCGCAACTGCCCGATTACCCGCTCACGCCCTATCTGCAGTTCGAGCTGTTCCGGCAACGGATCGACCGCGTTCCCACCGCGGTTGTTACGCAGTTCCTGGCCCGCCATCGTGACTGGTCTTTTTCGCCCGCGCTTGAGCGCGCCTGGCTGCGCAGCCTGGGCGAGAACGATCGTTTCGACTTGCTGATCGAGCACGGCGGCGAGAGTCGTGATGTTGAAGTCCGCTGCCACCTGGCGCGCGCTCGCATCGAACGCGGACAGACCGAGGGTCTGGCCGAGGACGTTCTCGAGCTCTGGCTTGCCGGCAGGTCACAACCCGACGCCTGCGATCCGGTCTTTGCCTGGTGGCGTCGCCAGGGGCACCTGGATGCCGAGGCGGCCTGGCAGCGGTTTCGCCTTACCATCGATGCTGGCGAGCTGCGCCTGGCCCGCTATCTGAAACGCTATCTGCCCGAGTCGGCGCAGCCCTGGGCCGATCGCTGGCTGTCGATGGCCAGCGGTATACCGACAACATTGCGCGATGCGCGGCGCTGGAGCGACCTGGAGGAGGCGCGCAACCTGGTGAGCTGGGGCTTGATGCGCCTGGCGCGCCGTGATTGGGCCATGGCGCAGGATCACTGGGAAGCCCTGTCAGGAAGTTTCGATTGGAGCGAGTCCGAACGGACTCCGATCGAGCGCGAGATCGCGTTGTTCCGGGCCGTGGCACTCGATGGGGATGCCCTGTCGGCCATCGATGCGCTATCCGAGTCCGGCCGCGACGAGCAGATGCTGGCCTGGCGTGCGCGCGCTGCCATGGCCGAGGGCGAGTGGCGGGAAGTGCTGGCCAGCATCGAAGCCATGCCCCTGCGCGAGCAGGGTCGCTCACGCTGGCGCTACTGGCGCGGTCGTGCGCTGGCCGAACTCGGCCGTCCGGATGCCCTGATCGCCTTCAGCTCGCTCAGTGCCGAGGCCGACTATTACGGTTTTCTCGCCGCAAGCCTGATGGGGCAGTCGCTGGTGATTTGTCCCGAAACCATCCAGCCGGACGCCGCCATCCAGCGTCGCCTGTTGCGCGATGCCGAGTTCGAGCGGGTCCTCGAATTGTTCCATGTCGGGCTGCCCTGGCATGGGCGCAGTACCTGGCGCCACCTGTCGCAGCGCCTGATCGCGCGCGAGTTCGAACAGGCAGCCCTGATCGCGGCTGGCCAGGGCTGGCACCACCTGGCCATCACCGCGCTCAACCAGACCGGTCGCCGACAGGCCTATTCCTGGCGCTTTCCGATGGCGGCCAAGGGTACGGTGCTGGCCGAGGCGCGCCGCCATGGCGTCGATCCGGCCCTGGTCTATGGTCTGATGCGGGCCGAGTCTGCGATGCAGGCCGATGCCCGCTCCTCGGCGGGGGCGATGGGCTTGTTGCAGCTGATGCCGACCACGGCACAGGCTGTGGCCCGGCGGCAAGGACTGCAATGGCGCGGCGCCGGTTCCCTGCATGATCCCGAGACCAACGTGCCCCTCGGGGTCGCTCATCTGGCCGAACTGCAGGAAGAATTCGATGGCGACTGGGTGCGCGTGGCCGCCGCCTACAATGCCGGGCGCAACGCCGTCCGGCGCTGGCTCGATGAGCGTCCGGCACTGGCTCCCGACGTCTGGATCGAGACCCTGCCTTACTACGAGACACGTGACTACGTACCGCGGGTACTGGCCTTCGCCACCATCTATGAGTGGCAGCTCGAGCGTCAGCCCGGGCTTCTGCCTGGCCAGGTCCTGCCCGGCCAGCCGGCGCCCTCGGGCTTTGCCTGCCCGCCGTAAGGCCGGGACCAGTAGAATGAGTCCAGGTCTCTGCTGGACTGACTGATGAAGGTATTGATTCTGGGTGGCTCGGGTTTCGTCGGCTCGCATCTGACGCGCCGTCTTTCCCGGGACGGGCACGCCGTCACCGTGGTTACCCGTTACGCGCCGGGCTGCAAGCATCTGAGCGTGGTCCCGCAGACCACCATCCGCCAGTTCGATCCCTACGACGAGGGTCGCCTGGCCAAGGAATTGGCCGGTCACGATGCCGCCGTCAACCTGGTGGGCATCCTCAACGAGCGCGGATTCGGCGGCAAGGGCTTCGAGCGGGCGCATGTCACGCTCATCGATTGCCTGCTTCGCGCCTGTCGCGAGGCCGGCGTGGAGCGACTGGTCCAGATGAGTTCGCTCAACGCCGGGCGCGGTGAGAGCCATTACCTGCGAACTCGGGGTGAGGGCGAAGCGCGGGTTCGCGCGGCCGCCAAGGAGGGTTGGATAACGGGCACCATCTTCAGGCCCTCGACCATCTTCGGGCCCGACGACAGTTTTCTCAATCGCTTCGCCACCTTGCTCAAGCTCTCGCCGGTACTGCCGCTGGCGCGGCCGCAGGCGAAGTTCGCACCGGTCTATGTCGATGACGTGGTCGAGGCTTTCGCGCGCGTGCTCGAGGGTCGCCATGCCGGCAAGACGCTTGAGTTGTGCGGTTCGGAGACCTGGGCCCTTGTCGACCTGGTGCGCTGGCTGCGTGATCAGCTTTCGCTCAGACGGGCGGTGATCGGCCTGCCGGACATCCTTGGGCGAGCCCAGGGCCTGGCCTTCGATTTCGTCCCCGGCAAGCCGTTCTCGAGCGACAATTTCCGCTCGCTCAAGCTCGACAGTGTCTGTTCATCCAACGGTTTCTCGGCCCTGGGCATCGAACCGTGGGGGCTGTCCGAACGGGCGCCGAGCTGGCTGGAAGGGCGTGGCAAGCAGGCCCGTTACCAGCACTACCGGCGCCAGGCCCGGCGTGAGCGGTCCTGACCGCGACCAGGATCCGGCTGCCGGCCTGACCGTCTACCGGGTCGGCGGGGTCGTCCGCGACCGCCTGCTGGGGCGCGATTCGCAGGATGCCGACCATGTCGTCGTCGGTGCCACGCCCGAGGACATGCGCGCGCGCGGCTTTCGGCCGGTCGGCAAGGACTTCCCGGTGTTCCTGCATCCCGACAGCGGCGAGGAATACGCCCTGGCGCGCACCGAGCGCAAGTCCGGGCGCGGCTACCACGGATTTGTCTTTCACACCGGTCCCGACGTCTCGCTGGAAGACGATCTGGCGCGCCGGGATCTCACCGTCAATGCCATGGCCGAGACCGAAGACGGGCAGATCATCGATCCGCATGGCGGTCGCCGTGATCTGGAAGCCCGCGTACTGCGCCATGTCTCGCCGGCGTTTCGCGAGGATCCCGTGCGCATCCTGCGCCTGGGCCGCTTCCACGCGCGATTGCCGGATTTTCGCATCGCCGACGAAACACGCGAACTGTGCCGGGCCATGGTGGCCGATGGCGAAGTCGAGCACCTGGTGCCCGAACGTGTCTGGCAGGAACTGTCCGGGGCGCTGATGGCCACACGGCCGTCGCGCTTTTTTGAACTGCTGCGTGAATGCGGCGCCCTGGCCGTGCTGCTGCCCGAACTCGACCGGCTCTTCGGTGTGCCGCAGGTGGCCGAGCACCATCCCGAGATCGATACCGGCATTCACACCCTGATGGTGGTCGATCAGGCTGCGCGGATGAATGGTTCCCTGCCGGCCCGGTTCGCCGCGCTGGTGCACGATCTCGGCAAGGGTCTGACCCCGGCCGACCAGTTGCCCCGGCACGTCGGCCACGAAAAGGCCGGATTGGCGCCGATTCGCGCCGTGTGCGAGCGCTTGCGGGTGAGCGTCGAGTGCCGCGACCTGGCATTGCAGGTCGGTGAACATCATCTCGTCGCCCATCGGGCGGCCGAGCTGCGGCCGGAGACGGTGGTGCGGTTGTTCGAGCGCCTCGATGCCTTTCGTCGTCCCGAACGCCTCGAACCCTTCCTGCTGGCCTGCGAGGCCGATCGCCGCGGCCGCACGGGCCGCGAAGACGAAGCCTATCCGCAGGCCGATTTCCTGCGTCGTGCCCACGCCGAGGCTGCCGCGGTCGAGGCCCGGCCCTTCGTCGAGCAAGGGTTGGAAGGCCCCGCCATCGCGCAGGCGGTCCACACCGAACGTGTTCGGCGTATAGCCGCCCTCTCACGAGCGTGAAAATCTCATCAATCCGCCGGCACCATTTGTTCTGTTCGTTGTCAATTTACTGATCGCGAGTGCGGCATGATGCCCGCCCTCGTTACAAGAACAACATCGGAGAACCCGCCTTGCCTCTCACTCGACTCGGATTGAGCAACCCGGTAGCCGTGGCCGTGGGCTGCATCCTGCTGGTGATCTTCGGGCTTTTGAGCCTGTCGCGCCTGCCGGTGCAGATGACGCCCAATATCGACCGGCCGACGATCTCGATTTCCACCGGCTGGCGGGCGGCCGCGCCGTCTGAGGTCGAGTCGGAGATCATCGAACCGCAGGAGAACCAGCTGCGCGACGTCCCGGGTCTGCAACGCATGACCGCGTCGGCCGGACAGGGTAACGGCTCGATCAACCTCGAGTTCGACGTCGGCGCCGATCTCAATCGCGCCCTGATCGAAGTCATCAACCGGCTCAACCAGGTGCCACGCTACCCGGCCGACGTCACCGAGCCGACGGTGCGGGTGGGTTCCGATCAGTTCGGCGACACGGTCGCCTGGTTCGCCATCCGGCCGATGCCGGACAACAACCGGTCGATCATCGAGTACCAGGACTTTATCGATGAAGTCGTCAAGGAGCGCCTGGAGCGGATTTCGGGCGTGTCCTCGGCCAATCCGCGTGGCGGCCGGCCCTTCGAAGTCCGCATCACCTTCGACCCCTACCAGGCGGCCGCCATTGGTGTTGACCTGACCCGCATCGGCCAGCGCCTGGGTCAGAACAACGATGTTTCCGGTGGCTTCCAGGAAGTCGGGCGGCGACAGTACACCCTGCGCTTTGCCGGGCAGTACGAAATTGCCGATCTCGAGAATCTCGTACTCGATTGGCGCGAGGGACGGCCGGTCTACCTGCGTGACGTCGCCCGCGTGGAGCGTGTCATGCGCGACTCCTCGGGCGTGATGACCCAGAATGGCGGCCCGTCGATCGCCATGAACGTGACCGCCGAACCGGGCGTGAACGTCCTCGATGTCATGGGCGAGATTCAGTCGGCCGTCGAGGAATTGCGACGCAGCCATCTCACCCCGGCCGGGCTGGAGATCGAGCAGGTCAGTGACGACACGGTCTACATCCGTCAGTCCGTGAGCATGGTGGCCACCAACCTGATCGTGGGCATGAGTCTGGCGGTCCTCGTGCTGTGGTGGTTCTTCCGCAAGCTGCGCGCCACGCTGATGGTCGCGCTGGCCATTCCGCTGTGTCTTTGCTTCGCGTTCCTGGTCCTCAGCGGGGTCGGGCGCACGCTCAACGTGATCTCGCTCGCCGGGTTGGCGTTTGCCACCGGCATGGTGCTCGATGCCGCCATCGTCGTGCTCGAGAACATCGTGCGCCAGCGCGAACAGGGCCGCGCGCCGATGGAAGCCGCGGATCGCGGCACCGGCCAGGTCTGGGGTGCCTTGCTGGCCTCCACCGCCACGACCGTGGCCATCTTCCTGCCGGTGATGTTCCTGCAGGACGAGGCCGGCCAGTTGTTCGCCGACCTGGCGGTGGTCATTTCCGCCGCCATCGTCTGTTCCCTGCTGGTGGCTATCGTGGTTCTCCCTACAGCCAGCTATCGCCTGCTGGGCAAGGCTTCGCTGGCGGACCGGCACGCGTCCTGGTGGCAGAGCGGCTCGGACTTCATCATGTCGCTGACCGATACACCGCGGCGGCGCTGGGGCTGGATCGCCGGCCTGACCATCGTGCCGATCCTGGTTGGGGCGCTGCTGATTCCGCCGGCCGACTACCTGCCCGAGGGCAAGCGCAATTTCATCTTCGGATTCCTGCAGACGCCCTCGGGGATGGGGCCGGATACCGCCGAGGAAGAGCTGATCAAACCGATCAACGAACGCCTGATTCCGTACATCAATGGTGAAAAGGAGCCGGCGATCGAAAACACCTTCCTCGGCTTTTTTGG
The Wenzhouxiangella sp. XN201 genome window above contains:
- a CDS encoding NAD-dependent protein deacetylase, which produces MVTTIRIPEMRLDDAVDVPIGDVGRLVKFIAGHERLLVLTGAGVSTQSGIPAYRDGSGRWLQRRPILYQDFVRCRDTRRRYWARSYFGWPVMAQASVNAAHQALAALERSGRLAGLITQNVDGLHRRAGQQHLIELHGRLDRVGCLDCGTRGCRAELQDRLLEFNRGWTAQVRGINADGDARLDDQHWPGFRVADCLSCGGTLKPQVVFFGESVPAATRQAVAEALESASALLVVGSSLVVGSAYRLVRDAARRGLPVAAVNQGRTRADALLSFKVDTGCERALSEAVRALSG
- the dusB gene encoding tRNA dihydrouridine synthase DusB, which encodes MTLDFQIGRHRIAPGLGLAPMAGVTDKPFRLLCRRLGAGMATSEMTSSDPSLWHTRKSRERMDHAGEPGPVSVQIAGTVPARMAEAARFNVDHGAEIIDINMGCPAKKVCKAWAGSALMRDEPLVAQILEAVVAAVEVPVTLKIRTGWDGAHRNGPAIARIAEECGIAALAVHGRTRDQKYQGQAEYDTIARIVAERRIPVWANGDIDSPEQARKVLAYTDAAGLLVGRAAQGRPWIFAEIAHHLATGETLPEPDPAAVRDILLGHLEALYAFYGEPRGVRIARKHLGWYAKDRPENAGFRQIVNRAESTREQLALTRDYFDALAAGINPTLSAAA
- a CDS encoding PilZ domain-containing protein; this translates as MNNESERRRFHRFPFEAECELVLPDNSRHDCELLDLSINGALVSLQHPELFDEARESDLQLHLTGLVRGDRVDISSLVRAVRVQGDRIACRFSGMDADSFDHLKTLVADNLGDISLLDRELTQLDYWPLVSPDDDSP
- the yihA gene encoding ribosome biogenesis GTP-binding protein YihA/YsxC, with translation MQAIQTLLQRAEYLISVHNPSQLPADRGVEVAIAGRSNAGKSSLINRLCRQKSLARTSRTPGRTRQLVFFQLDEDHHLVDLPGYGFARVGGELKRHWKGLIQGYLEKRQALAGLVIVMDVRHPLKPGDVDLANWAGAQGLPLHLVLTKADKLGHGKQKEALMTVRRSVDASVGVQLFSATTGQGLEELEAVMSNWLAWVDHHGESSSGETSGQ
- a CDS encoding c-type cytochrome, with protein sequence MARFLVMLLASVPLLAQAQLVGDPEAGEENAAVCASCHGMDGNSQVPIWPKLAGQHEDYATRQSILIREQQREVPEMYPIVADMSDQELADIAAYYEQQSLKPGVADEALVDAGEAVYNAGNDETGVPACTACHGPAGMGIPGAYYPRVAGQHADYTAKRLNQYRDGVNSGDDDAYSNIMVAVAKNLSDEEIEAVSSYIEGLHQARW
- a CDS encoding thiol:disulfide interchange protein DsbA/DsbL, which codes for MRNLVNIVSGLALLASGSVLAQPFEEGQHYEKIGSPVSMPEDRVVVTDGFGYPCPACRRFLPFMDSWKEGQPDYVEVEHLPIALQPGWDLFARAYYTAEVMGIADETHEAMFKALHDERRQFRSFEDISGFYADYGVEASSFRNTSESFAVDAKLRQNRNDVRTYGIRSTPTVIVQGKWRVSPNGFGSYEEMLEVIEFLVEREAEALGLTDAGNETADAHKEVVEPEQADDNA
- a CDS encoding endonuclease/exonuclease/phosphatase family protein; translated protein: MGGPRRQLKLLSYNIQAGTSTGRYREYVTRSWRQVLPNNQRVVNLDAIADLVEDYDIVALQEVDCGSLRSGFLNQAKYLATHARFPHWNHQGNRKVGIVAHAGNGLLSRIEPSWIDEHRLPGAIPGRGAMVVRFGEGDRALWLVVLHLALGRRARWQQLDYVASLVRTYPHVVVMGDFNSGPGSREVRAFCDRAGLVLPGEPVLTFPSWQPQRAIDHILVSPNMHVSELRALPVTYSDHQPLSMIVDLGDEVELPGHAQRNEYQHDAEQTS
- a CDS encoding sulfite exporter TauE/SafE family protein, whose amino-acid sequence is MLISIAILVLIGLVAGTLAGLFGIGGGLVIVPALTALLIHRGFAADLAVPVAVATSLATMLLTAASAVWFHYRRGAVDMATLLRLGLGVAVGAVAGAALATIMSGQDLARVFAVIAALIGLRMMLSKTPRPRHQQARPRGWWLIGPVIGAASALVGIGGGTFNVPYLVYNGYSMVRAVANASACGWPIALAGTATFALVAPAGAPPSASMGHVWLTGALLVGLGGMLAAPAGVALAHRLPAAGLRRLFGVVLVLVALRMAW
- a CDS encoding transglycosylase SLT domain-containing protein; this encodes MKASVKQALAAILVVLAWSATAMADRPSERETFRSGWAAAERGDQAGIVRAISQLPDYPLTPYLQFELFRQRIDRVPTAVVTQFLARHRDWSFSPALERAWLRSLGENDRFDLLIEHGGESRDVEVRCHLARARIERGQTEGLAEDVLELWLAGRSQPDACDPVFAWWRRQGHLDAEAAWQRFRLTIDAGELRLARYLKRYLPESAQPWADRWLSMASGIPTTLRDARRWSDLEEARNLVSWGLMRLARRDWAMAQDHWEALSGSFDWSESERTPIEREIALFRAVALDGDALSAIDALSESGRDEQMLAWRARAAMAEGEWREVLASIEAMPLREQGRSRWRYWRGRALAELGRPDALIAFSSLSAEADYYGFLAASLMGQSLVICPETIQPDAAIQRRLLRDAEFERVLELFHVGLPWHGRSTWRHLSQRLIAREFEQAALIAAGQGWHHLAITALNQTGRRQAYSWRFPMAAKGTVLAEARRHGVDPALVYGLMRAESAMQADARSSAGAMGLLQLMPTTAQAVARRQGLQWRGAGSLHDPETNVPLGVAHLAELQEEFDGDWVRVAAAYNAGRNAVRRWLDERPALAPDVWIETLPYYETRDYVPRVLAFATIYEWQLERQPGLLPGQVLPGQPAPSGFACPP
- a CDS encoding complex I NDUFA9 subunit family protein encodes the protein MKVLILGGSGFVGSHLTRRLSRDGHAVTVVTRYAPGCKHLSVVPQTTIRQFDPYDEGRLAKELAGHDAAVNLVGILNERGFGGKGFERAHVTLIDCLLRACREAGVERLVQMSSLNAGRGESHYLRTRGEGEARVRAAAKEGWITGTIFRPSTIFGPDDSFLNRFATLLKLSPVLPLARPQAKFAPVYVDDVVEAFARVLEGRHAGKTLELCGSETWALVDLVRWLRDQLSLRRAVIGLPDILGRAQGLAFDFVPGKPFSSDNFRSLKLDSVCSSNGFSALGIEPWGLSERAPSWLEGRGKQARYQHYRRQARRERS
- a CDS encoding multifunctional CCA addition/repair protein; translated protein: MTVYRVGGVVRDRLLGRDSQDADHVVVGATPEDMRARGFRPVGKDFPVFLHPDSGEEYALARTERKSGRGYHGFVFHTGPDVSLEDDLARRDLTVNAMAETEDGQIIDPHGGRRDLEARVLRHVSPAFREDPVRILRLGRFHARLPDFRIADETRELCRAMVADGEVEHLVPERVWQELSGALMATRPSRFFELLRECGALAVLLPELDRLFGVPQVAEHHPEIDTGIHTLMVVDQAARMNGSLPARFAALVHDLGKGLTPADQLPRHVGHEKAGLAPIRAVCERLRVSVECRDLALQVGEHHLVAHRAAELRPETVVRLFERLDAFRRPERLEPFLLACEADRRGRTGREDEAYPQADFLRRAHAEAAAVEARPFVEQGLEGPAIAQAVHTERVRRIAALSRA